The Salmo salar chromosome ssa04, Ssal_v3.1, whole genome shotgun sequence genomic sequence TGACAGTTAGACAAGACAAAGGCAGACAGAAATGCTAGAATGACAGGGTGACATAAGCCTCCTTATGAAAGAGATCTGGTTGGTCTAGTTCTATCCTGACTTGATGACAGTGGTTTGACAGCTTATACCATATTTTAGGATTGTTCACATTGACAAAGTTTTTAACTTCATTCTTGTTAGGAGTGGACATTTTAGTTTTCTGGTTACAGGCATGTGGCTCATACATAAATGAAACTGACAGATAACATAAGCGGTAATGTGTTTGAACAACGTTCTCCTGTTTTATGGTTTACCCCATTTTATTACTTTTGTTACTATGACTACAGGGATATTTCACAACCTGTTTGACTAGTTTTATGTTTCAGACTCACTTTTCCTCAAACTATTGCCATCTTGAAATGCCCTGGTCTCTCCCGCTGGTCAAGCTAATCAAAGTTAATTTGTATACTAGTTCTTTGTACAGATGGCCTTAAAAGAAACATTTATCCCACCCTCTGAGTAAGCTTTGTTTAGGCCCTTCTACCTGGGGTCATGAAATAAAGAGATACTGAAAAATGTAACTgcatcatgcaacaatttcaaagattttactgcgttacagttcatagaaggaaatcagtcaatgaaATGCATTcatttaggccctaatctatggatttcacatgactgggctggGGTGCAGCCACCCgtgggcccacccacttgggagccaggcccagctaatcagtgaggtgttttatttttttttataaaaaaaatgtaaaaaatcccCGTCAGTAGACAGACTAGCCATAGATAAGGGGCCAGTATTCATAgagaaggagtgctgatctaggatcagcccccccgtcccgtccatgtaatcttatttattatctaaaaggccaaactgatcaGAACTTACTGAAATGCTTTGAATATTGACTGTGTCTGTACACTAATAATGGATCTATTGATTATCATCCTGTGAGTTCTCATTGCCGTGCTATTTACTCATCACTTCACATTGTAATTGAAATGaactttctctcgctccctcttttgTCCAGGTGAAACAGATGGCTCCAGAGTTCTATGATGATTTACCACAGCATGACTCATGGACACGGGTGCTCTGGGACTTTGTGTTTTGTGATTCGCTTGGACCTTACTCCAGAATTAAACGCACCTTCCCATTGGCTAAGCAAGACTAAGAGCCCATGCTCTTGAGCTCTTCTGACCAATGATCTTCCACAAAAGCGGCTTGACAACCCAGCTGGCGGGGAGTGAAAGGCTTCTCATTTCTTGTCCAGATCTTTTACTCTGCAGACAAGACTGACGTGCTGGTGTCACATTCAACCCACCAGCATGAAGACTCTTAACACTTTTGAATGTTGTTACTTTAGATATATTGTAAACTATGCTATCCAGATTTATTGTATAAACTGGGTAGAATAAAAGGTACTCTGCTGATTGTGTGATGTCATAGATCATTTATAAATAATTGCTCATAAAAAATATGGCTGTGATGGTATATCTAAAAAGTTGCAGTTGTGACGGTTAGATTTGATTTTATTCCCTCCTTCCAAGCCCCCAGAAAAGCCTTCTATTTGTACATTATTTgcatgggtcatgttcattatgcACCAAATGGGAtgaactacctgaacttgtccaataacaaacagatttttgttttgttgcaaaatgtttgTGTGCCCTAAATCCCATCTTGGATTAATGATTCACTCAGACTTCTCATTCTTAACGCACAATATTGAACTAACTTGTTATAGTATTTAGTAATTGTTATGGCTTACTGGCTTGATCTTCTAGAGTACACATGTTACCATTTTCCCTGATCTGTGTTGCAATAAGTAAATATGTGCCTAAGCTACAATCTGTTTTAACTGGCTGTGCCTCACAGAAATATGGTTGTTGACTTACAATGATAAGCAAACACTAAAATCCTTTAGGCTTTTGTTTACATAGCATTCACCTCTCTCGTACCCTGCTTTGGAGTACTGCAGAAAGCAAATACTATTGAATAATGAGATGAAGATTATAGTGGAGGAAGGCCACACTAGAGACCAATGAGATTGGCTCACACCATAGTTCTAAAACCTAGAGGGGTGCAGCTGTCGTTTCCATTTATTGCTTTTGCGACGACACAAGGTAGCACCATGGAGGGCTGTCTCCAGAAGTCAATTCTATGTAGCTCTATACAGGGTAGGCTGTCatggtaaatatatatttttttcttaactgacttgcctagataaataaagcaacaaaatgttttaatacgatgtgtcacaaatggcaccctattacctatatagtgcactacttttaactatATCCCTACGGGCCtcggtcaacagtagtgcactttatTAGGGACATGGCCCAAGTGACGTGGAACTTCACCTCCAAGGTGACCCTCTCTGTTAACAGGGCTGTGTTCAGTGAGGTGAAATGTTACAGATAGAAACAATGTATAGAGTTAGTGATTCCCTATTCTACTGGACATACAATTTATATATGTTCTACATGATACGTTTTAAATGTGCAACATTTTGAATATTTCACCTCACtgaacacagccctggtaacGTCGCATAAGGTTCAGATAGAATGCTGAGGGAATCATTGTTCTATACCAGGTATTTCTGATGAGTCTAATGTTGCACCCTCCtgaacacagccctggtaacatACAGTAGCACTTACCAGTCCATGTATTGGAATTAGGATTAAAAGGACTTTATTATCCTGAGATTGGAACATTTGTTTGGTATTTTTAAGCGTCACATCTTTAAAACACAATATAATGAACCGTCAAACATGCAGCAGCAATACACCATGCAAATAAATAAGCAAGTCAGTATAACATGGGATGGTTGTAGCTGTACAGGTAGGAGGATGGGTGCCAAGGAGAGGAGGGACACAATTTATTTTAAAGGACACATCGATAAGTCACCACTTCACAAAAACATACCTTTAATCAACATTGACTGTAGTTGACTATTGACCAGACACACCCTGTCCTTAATCTCTCTGCATTACCTCAAGTGGACAGCAGGAGGTGGTGCTTTTAAAATAGCCACACCAATGCTGATGATTTTCAATGTTATTTTGGCCTACCGGCCAGGCACTGACTGGGTGGGGCATAACCCCAAACATATTGTCCATTCACCTTACTGTAATATTGATGTGTTAGCTTTGATCCTAGCCTGTTTCTGCTCTGTGGCAAGGTTACAACGAAGGAATTGATTAAGGCAGAAACCGACTGGCACACTTGAATGTTATTAGCGAATTTTCACCCAGGAGTTTAAATCATCCCACATAGTACCCAGTGGGATACATCAAGAAGGGACTGAGTTTGTGTTCGGCGGGCACGTTGTTGGTGCCCTCGTGTGCCTGGCGGCGGTAGTAGCGCCGCAGGGCGGGGCTGCCCGGGTGGCACTGGCGCACGTGGAGGAAGTACTCTTCGGGACGGTTGGACGTGTAGCCACAGTCCTCGCACACAAAGATCTTGGAGCGGCGCTGGCGGTAGGCGTACTGCTGGCGCACACCATGGATCTTCCTCAGGTGGGATTCAAGGGAGCAGCGCTGTGTGAAGGCCTTGTCGCACAGCTCACAACGGTACGGACGGATACCTggcgggaggggagagagggtgaggagagtgtgtgtgtgtgtggggggggttaagacggagtagtgtgtgtgtctgtgttttcactcctctcacctgtgtgtgtgcgcatgtgcctCTTGAGGTCAAAGGTGTCGTTGAAGCCTTTGCCACAGTAGCGGCAGGGGTGTCTCTTCACCATGCTGTGGCACTTGAGGTGGCGCGTCAACATGCGCTGCAGGGGAAACACCTTgtgacacaccgaacacaggaagtCACCCGAGCTGGGGGGGACACGGGGGCGGGGCTGAGTCAGAGAAGAAAGGGACGCGGAGTTTAAGACACACACTGCTTCAATTTACTGTCAACTCTTTGATAAGGGACTCTAGGACACATTCAGTCAAACATTGTTTTTCATGAGTTATGAACCTTCTTTTACAGCATATCACTAAGTTTTCCAGGTTTCCTCTGAGTGATGAACACGACTTGGAAGAATGGCATTCCGAGACTATCTACCTATACATAACTGTTTCACAGCAACCAACAGACATCTCATAGACACCAATGTCTCATAGAAATGCAGTGGAAGTTTACCTTGGCTCGGGATGCCAGTGCCAGTGTAGCAGGGTGGTAGAAATGACCCTGGCGCTGGCCCATGGTCCGGGACAGGAGATTGGACCAACCTTGGCCCCTGTCTGGCCCGACCTCTGGTCCTTCCCCTGGTAATGGTCCTGGTACTAGTCCTGATCCTGAGGAGGGGGTAGCTGGCTCAGGCAGAACCACAGGTTTAGGGGAGTCAGGGCAGGTGACTGTTGTAGACTGCACCTCAGCATTCTCACACACTGAAAAGGTAAGAGACACACACTCAAAACACGCATAGACATAAGAAATAACCAACCTATGAGGCAACACCAGTATCAAACTGCCTGTGAGGCTATTCTAGAATATTCTGTCATCTGATTAAAAAAAACGTAACTTCCCTACAAATGACAACAATACAACTCAAACTAAATGCAAATATGGATTGTCTGCATTAATTAATTATTATTAGGGTTTCTTGAACAAAAATTATATGTTGTAATAAATACAGTAATGATCGAACAAAATAACGAGGCTCCAACACACCGGATTTCCTACAatttagacatctgtggcattgagttgtgtgacaaaacggcacattttagagtggtcttttattgtcccagaacaaggtgcacctgtataacaATCATGCTATTTATTCAGCTTATTGagatgccacatctgtcaggtggatggattatcttggcgaaggaggaatgctcactaacagggatgtaaacaaatttgttccaaaaaatttgagagaaataagctttttgtgtgtatggaacatttctgggatcttttatttcagctaatgaaacatgggatcaacactttacatattgcatttgtatttttgttcagtggttTCTCTTTATCCCTTTTTTTTTGTACACATTTACTATTTTCTCAGATACTACTATTTACAACAGTAGAAGAAGAAAAATAAGAAGAATCCTTGTCTTCTTGAACAATATGAATAAACATATCCCGAACTGACCTGTTCTGTTGTCCTCTTTCCAGTCTGTCTGCTCTGggtctctccacctccatcctcCACATGCCCCCTGTTTCTTCTTTTTCTTATTCAGTAGGAACGACCGcggcatcctctctctctctcgtctctgtatGAATCTGCTACTTTCTGACTCTGAGGCTACTGTCAAATGCTCCTGCGTCCCACCACTTTGGTTTTGTGTTCAGCTACAGGACCATGTATCAccttaccccccctcccccccactcaCCGTTGGCCATCCCCTCACCATCGTGCCAATACCCTCTAACCAACCTCTGTCCAGGTAGCTCAAGAAAATCACAGTGCTCATTTCCATAACACTCATTTAGATGGTTGGGGCGGGGTGGGGTTGTGGAGGGGGGAGGCTTTTTTACTGGTGCACACCTGCGTTGACTGTGCGCGTGCGCCTCTTTTAACTGGTCCCCCACTGGTTTTGCATGCCAGGCAGTGAGAATCTGGCCTCCACAGTCAAGTGGACCCTGTCATGCAAATGTGGACCCGGCTGTGCCTGGACAGAGGGCCCGGTCGGAGTAACAGGAGCACGCACAGAAGAGCCACAGCCTTTTCTTCTCCCCCCTGCTCGGATTGTCTGGTGGATTTCGGTCTCAGACAATGGCCATTCAAATTTAATAGAAAGGGCTAACTCCTCTACTGTTTGTCCTCCGTTGACTGCTCTGTTTAGAGAAACTAATAACACTTGTAAGCGTTCCATCCTCACTCATGGCTGTTGATTTATTGAGTGAATTCTTCTGTAAATAGACAGTTGAATGTGGCAGGTGAACGCATAGATATTCCTCCATTCAAACCACCTCCATTCAAACTGCCATTCAACATTCGCTGGAAACAAACTGTCATTGGAATGAATGATGGAACTGAAAGGAAATTATTGGTACAAGAAATATGTTGAAAACTCCCTCTAGTCTACACCTTCATTGATCAAAAAAGCTTCATAAAGCTTTTACACTTGTGGGAAGtagtgaacgagtgcacacttcaAGAGAAAGGTGATATTATTGGCACGCACCCAGTGTGTCCACCCATGTGTTAGGCTACCTATTTCTATGTTATTGGTATCAACAAAAACAATACAAGCCAGTTTCTTGGACAcatattaagcctagtcctggaccaaAAAGTACTTTCAATGGAGATTTTTCACTGCACAAGTCTAGACTTAATATAGGTCCAAGAAACAAGTCCCTATGTTCTTTAAAATcaattagaaagagagagacagggagagagagagacagggagagagacaagggaagagagagagagacagggggagagagagagacagggagagagagagagagaggggcagacagagagacggggagagaaagagagagagacggggagagaaagagagagagagatggggagagagagacaaggagagagagagagacggagagagagaggcagacagagagacggggagagaaagagagagagagacggggagagaaagagagagagagacgggaaagagagagagacagggggagagagagagtgacggggagagcgagaaagagagacggggagagagagaaagagagagacggggcgaaaaagagagagacggggagagaaaagagagaggaagagagagagagaaagaaagagagacggggagagaaagagagaaaagagagagagaaagagagtcaatttggcatgagggtctgctatacaaattgatggaaagtggtgttggggaaaaaacatacgacattataaaatccatgtacacaaacaacaagtgtgcggttaaaataggcaaaaaacacatatttcttcccacagggccgtggggtgagacaggggtgCAGCTTAAGCCTCAACCtcttcaacatttatatcaacgaattggcgagggcactagaacagtctgcagcactcgGCCTCAccttactagaatctgaagtcaaatgtctactgtttgctgatggtcTGGTGcctctgtcaccaaccaaggagggcctacagcagcatctagatcttctgcacagattctgccagacctgggccccgacagtaaatctcagtaagaccaaaatggtgttccaaaaaggtccagtcgccaggaccacaaatacaaattctatctagacaccgttgccctagagcacacaaaaaactacacataccttggcctaaacatcagcgccacagctAACGAtgtgagagacaaggcaagaagggcattctatgccatcaaaaggaacatacaatttgacataccaattaggatgtggctaaaaatacttgaatcagttatagaacacattgccctttatggttgtgaggtctggggtccgctcacaaaccaagaattcacaaaatgggacaaacaccaaattgagactctgcatgcagaattctgcaaaaaatatcctctgtgtacaacgtaaaacacctaacaatgcatgcagagcagaattaggccaataccagctaattatcaaatccagaaaagagacgttaaattctacaaccacctaaaaggaagcgattcccaaaccttccataacaaagccatcacctacagagagatgaacctggagaagagtccccttagcaagctggtcctggggctctgttcacaaacacaaacagaccccacagagccccaggacagcaacacaattagacccaaccaaatcatgagaaaacaaaaaataattacttgacacattggaaagaattaacaaaaaaactgagcaaactagaacactatttggccctaaacagagagtacacagtggcagaatacctggccactgtgagtgacccaaacttaaggaaagctctGTCTATGTACAGACAGTGAGCATAGTCTtgttattgagaaaggccgccgtaggcagaccaggctcgcaagagaagacaggctatgtgcacaccgcccacaaaataaggtggaaactgagctgcacttcctaacctccaaccaaatgtatgaccatattagagacacatatttccctcagattacacagatccacaaagaattagaaaacaaacccgattttgataaactcccatatctactgggtgaaataccacagtgtaccatcacagcagcaagatctgtgacctgttgccacaagaaaagatcaactagtgaagaacaaacaccattgtaaatacaacccatatttatccttatttattttcccttttgtactttaaccgtttgtacattgttacaacactgtatatatacataatatgacatttgtaatgtctttattcttttggatcttttgtgagtgtaatatttactgttcattttattgttcatttcacttttgtatattatctacttcacttgcgttggccatgttaacatatgtttcccatgccaataaagccccttgaattgaattgagagagagagagagagagagaaaaaaaaagttagtgagagagagagaaacagaactcTGTTTGGCTCATTTCACTGGACTCTGAATGGCAAATACAGCTGCAGCAGCCAGACACGAAACCCCAACATGCAAAtgccatagaggtcaacagaaaaacatcccaacacCAGAGCAAGAGAATCCTTCACCTTAGAAAGGTTTTCAATTGTCTTGATAAACTGTCAGTCGTACGAATGGGGCTGAAGAAAAAGTGTAAGCCTCAGAGGTTGCTACAGTaaggcaggggtgtcaaactcattccatagaCAGCCGACTGTctgctgttttttgttttttcctttcaattcagacctagacaaccagatgaggggagttccttactaattagtgaccttaattaatcaatcaagtacaagggaggagcgaaaacctgcagacacttgtccctccgtggaatgagttcgACACGTGCTgtaagcagtggtggaaaaagtacctcaattgtcatacttgagtaaaagtaaagataccttaatagaaaattactcaaataaaactgaaagtCACCCACTATAATTCTACTTGaggaaaagtctaaaagtatttggttttaaatatactagagtatcaaaagtaaatggaagtGCTAAAATATAGttacgtatcaaaagtaaaagtataaataatttcaaattccttatattaagcaaaccagacggcacaattttcttgttttttatttacggatagccaggggcacgctccaacactcagacataatttacaaacaaagcatttgtgtttagtgagtccaccagaacataggcagtaaggatgaccagggatgttttcttgaaAAGTgtttgaattggacaattttcatgccaaaatgtaacgagtactttgggtgtcaaggaaaatgtaaaaagtacattgttttctttaggaatgtagtaaagtaaaagtaaaagtcggcaaaaatataaatcctaaagtaaagtacaaataccaacaaaaactacttaagtagtactttaaagtattttttacttaagtagtttacACCACTGGCTGTAAGGTAAAGCTAAAAAAGTTTGGGGAGTTCCTGAGGGAGGGGGTGGGATGGTATTGTTGATATTGTTATTTCCTTTGTCTTAAGTCTCTGTTTGTGaccatgcaaatcattttataacatttttgacatgcgtttttctggatttttttgttgctattctgtctctcactgttcaaataaacctaccattaaaatgatagactgatcatttctttgtcagtgggcaaacgtacaaaatcagcaggggatcaaatactgtatactgtatctgCGATTAAAACCTGCATTTATACTCAAAGCACTCACAGATACAGAGGTTTGAAACATTCACATAATGCTCGTACAACAGTCATCATGCCTGACTTGTGTGAGAAAAAAAATGGTTCTATGTAGTTGAATATGTCATTCCTACAGGCTCCTGTAGACAGGTTTGACAGGCattccactgggcacagacgtaaaTTCAACGTCAAATTTCTATTTAGGCCTACGTTTGATTGGACATTTCCGAAACTTCTTTACGTTGATGACTTCTGTCAAATCACTTTTCCactttgattcaacatcatcagaaGGAAAAATCTAGATTTGTTTTGTTAAAATGACGGTGAAACAAAGTTGATTGAAAAAGTTTGCGGGGATGGCTGCCTCTTTCAGACAACCAGAAGACTGTTGACTGTACTGTGTCCTGATGTCCTCCAGAGCTGCGCTGTAACTGTATGCAAATGTATGATGCAGCATGCAAATCAATAGGAGAtccacaccagagagagagagagagagagagagagagataaatccaCTGAAACTGATTGCTCTAAAATGCATTCTCTGATTTCAGAAAAATTGGAAAATGTTGTCATATTTCCTATTTCAATTCCATTATTAATCAATTAAATTATTAAACTTGTATGACACTTGTTTGACACTTTTGTGTGAGAACAAGCCTACTACTGCTACATAGCCTAAATCAGGCAGAGATCATGTGGAGTCACACAAAGCACTGCATTTGCACGTCAGTAGATCGTCTTTTGTGTGTGAGATGTGTGGACCAAGTCGGTTTAAACTTATTGATGACGATGAAAGACATAAAAGTCTCAAAGAACCAGCACAGATACTCAGATACTACACTAGGTGTTATTTGCATAGTTAAATTTGAGCTGACCAGTCTGAACACGAAGGAAAGAGAGGGCATGTTTGACTGTTAAATATCTGTGTCTGCGGTGTGAGCCACGCCCTTAGCTAATTATTTTAGTGAAAGGGATGAGAAAGAGAACTACATAGGtgacaccagtgtgtgtgtgtgtgtgtgtgtgtgtgtgtgtgtgtgtgtgtgtgtctgataacACCGTTTGAAAAGACATGCCAAAGAATGATGGTGCCTATGTTGTCAACTTTGTATCTGTAAAAGTGTCTGTTAAggcgttttttttaaataagagtTCACAATACTTCTTATATCTTGTTCAGTTAATCATGATTGGTCATAGGGATGGATTATCACAAGATGAGTAGTCACAATGACATGCAATTTCCAGTACAATGCTAACCATAGGGCAAGGAAGGGTGACTGTGAAAACGGTTATGCTAGCCATTGTTGCTATTTTGAGATCAATACGATACGAAACCTGAATTGACATGTATATCTCAATCAATACCTGAAATATATTTGGTGAGAAATGAAGTAATGAGCTGTAGTGTAGTAGCATTTATACTCCTTGACAGTAGATGTCGCCACATTGTGTCCATTGTTAGGACTGCAGATGAGCCTTTTATTTACCCGGAAGTATTTGGTATTTTTCGCGCAACGTTTTCAGTCCGAAAGATAAATTGTTCCTCATTCATTCAGAACATAAATAACACCAATTCACAAACATGTAAGTTCAAGAGTACAGTTGAGTATTAATTTAATGTATCAACTAAATGCGTGTGTTTTGCAATGTGTGCTGGAATTTGGTTGTAATGAGCTTGCTCAAAGTTTACTCTGAATCGTTCTGCTacaggctaacattagctagctaacgttagcgtgcTTGAATCTGAATTGCTCACGTTAGCTGCACGTTATAGAGAGCTAGCTCGCTAACCATTGTTGATTGCTAAACAAAATAATGAGTTAAGGTTTAGCTTTGTATGTTACTCTTTACCTTCTTTGACCCCATTATGCAGTTTTTTGTTTAGTCTGTTGTATTTTCTAAAATTGTTTATCGACTTTGGGTCCTTGAAAAGAGCTATATAAATcccatgttattaatattttgcACATTTGAGTTACCTAACTAATACTTATAGCAAGGTTTTAGATTATGCGTTTTGACACGTTATTTGGTCTTTCTAGGAGTTTGCTGAATAAACCCAAATCTGAGATGAC encodes the following:
- the LOC106603797 gene encoding transcription factor Ovo-like 2; translation: MLTRHLKCHSMVKRHPCRYCGKGFNDTFDLKRHMRTHTGIRPYRCELCDKAFTQRCSLESHLRKIHGVRQQYAYRQRRSKIFVCEDCGYTSNRPEEYFLHVRQCHPGSPALRRYYRRQAHEGTNNVPAEHKLSPFLMYPTGYYVG